From one Streptomyces sp. Q6 genomic stretch:
- a CDS encoding polysaccharide lyase family 8 super-sandwich domain-containing protein has translation MESHEITRRRLLTALAATGVLATVPTGWASAAEVDAGVARLVRNTVTVFAGDTASNSRAETAAKIAAIERTARTNLAALDAASGDGELFAGVPLGTSDPNLSASFQRLYEVALATRTPGVAPDLYGSAAVQDRVFDGLAWLHAQYYGDQAKGYYGNWFTWEIGISQYVSKTLVLLAERAPAELVRTYIASMDAYLRNGRDGDVDLDSRFHTGANLADITTNRILQGALTADEPRIRKALTDQLTVFAAVDPYHLVHGVTDGYYADGSFIQHASVAYTGSYGKGLLTRVVQTLKILDGTGFAHGGELVPTVFGWVRDGFAPLIFEGWMMEAVKGRAVSRTGTGYADVAVIVEAAVDLASLADAEPATRKAAAALTSYVKHVRSTSRAALDPTAFVSPVSIVRYADILADASVPAADLNPPARSVAFNAMERTVHRRPGYAFTLARSSRRISRYEYMSGENLRPWFQGDGAHYLYLSGQDQTQAYGVDYFTTVSPYGLAGVTAPVELRRTVTELYGLPYYDNPTHPLNFTASSESQNTYVYFPTATQAYSGGAVLGAYGAVGWVASDDVPWRDKRAGVLPDDFVAYRGARATRSWFLLDDEIVVLSAGVGDAPGGGRAVTTTVDARTAAADDRVDVTEGEGWVRYANVTRGAAVGYVRLDGPAPQVRLDTVTRSRRFVRTANPDTSVTRQVFSVTVEQEAGAELAAFAWALLPNATDAAVRAPAAVRVLVNTPRRQAVRHQGLGLTALNTFTSGDHHVAGLSVDGPASALVRERDGVTTVAVSDPTTERDTVSVVLRGRTLRRVSGDDTVRVSPVPGGTRVEVATRHGYGRSHQVSLR, from the coding sequence ATGGAGAGCCACGAGATCACCCGCAGACGTCTGCTCACCGCCCTCGCCGCGACCGGCGTCCTGGCGACCGTCCCCACCGGGTGGGCGAGCGCCGCCGAGGTCGACGCGGGGGTCGCCCGGCTCGTCCGGAACACGGTGACGGTGTTCGCGGGGGACACCGCGTCCAACTCCCGGGCGGAGACGGCCGCCAAGATCGCCGCGATCGAGAGGACCGCCCGTACGAACCTGGCCGCGCTGGACGCGGCGAGCGGCGACGGCGAGCTGTTCGCGGGCGTGCCGCTCGGCACCAGCGACCCGAACCTCAGCGCCTCCTTCCAGCGCCTCTACGAGGTGGCGCTCGCGACGCGGACGCCGGGCGTCGCCCCCGATCTGTACGGGAGCGCGGCCGTGCAGGACCGGGTGTTCGACGGCCTGGCGTGGCTGCACGCGCAGTACTACGGGGACCAGGCGAAGGGCTACTACGGCAACTGGTTCACCTGGGAGATAGGCATATCGCAGTACGTCAGCAAGACGCTCGTGCTGCTCGCCGAGCGCGCGCCCGCCGAGCTGGTGCGCACGTACATCGCCTCCATGGACGCGTATCTGCGCAACGGCAGGGACGGTGACGTCGACCTCGACTCCCGGTTCCACACCGGCGCCAACCTCGCGGACATCACGACGAACCGCATCCTCCAGGGCGCCCTTACCGCCGACGAGCCGCGTATCCGCAAGGCGCTCACCGACCAGCTGACAGTGTTCGCGGCGGTCGACCCCTACCACCTGGTCCACGGCGTGACGGACGGGTACTACGCCGACGGTTCGTTCATCCAGCACGCCTCCGTCGCGTACACGGGCTCGTACGGGAAGGGGCTGCTGACGCGGGTCGTGCAGACGCTGAAGATCCTCGACGGGACCGGGTTCGCGCACGGCGGGGAGCTGGTGCCGACCGTGTTCGGGTGGGTGCGGGACGGGTTCGCGCCGCTGATCTTCGAGGGCTGGATGATGGAGGCGGTGAAGGGGCGGGCGGTGTCGCGCACCGGCACCGGGTACGCCGACGTCGCCGTCATCGTCGAAGCGGCCGTGGACCTCGCCTCCCTCGCCGACGCCGAACCGGCCACAAGAAAGGCGGCAGCCGCCCTCACGTCCTATGTGAAACACGTGCGTTCGACGTCACGGGCCGCGCTCGATCCGACCGCCTTCGTGTCGCCCGTCAGCATCGTCCGCTACGCCGACATCCTCGCCGACGCCTCCGTCCCGGCCGCCGACCTCAACCCGCCCGCCCGGTCCGTCGCCTTCAACGCGATGGAGCGCACCGTGCACCGGCGGCCCGGTTACGCGTTCACGCTGGCCCGCAGCTCGCGGCGGATCAGCCGGTACGAGTACATGAGCGGCGAGAATCTGCGGCCCTGGTTCCAGGGCGACGGCGCCCACTACCTCTACCTGTCGGGGCAGGACCAGACGCAGGCGTACGGCGTCGACTACTTCACCACGGTGTCGCCGTACGGGCTCGCCGGGGTCACCGCGCCGGTCGAACTCCGGCGCACCGTAACGGAGTTGTACGGACTCCCCTACTACGACAACCCCACCCACCCGCTGAACTTCACCGCGTCCTCCGAGTCGCAGAACACGTACGTGTACTTCCCGACCGCCACCCAGGCGTACTCGGGCGGCGCGGTGCTCGGCGCGTACGGGGCCGTCGGCTGGGTGGCCTCCGACGACGTGCCCTGGCGGGACAAGCGGGCCGGGGTCCTGCCGGACGACTTCGTCGCGTACCGGGGCGCCCGCGCCACCCGGTCGTGGTTCCTCCTCGACGACGAGATCGTGGTGCTCTCGGCCGGGGTCGGGGACGCTCCGGGCGGCGGCCGGGCCGTGACGACGACGGTGGACGCGCGCACGGCCGCCGCCGACGACCGGGTCGACGTCACCGAGGGCGAGGGCTGGGTGCGGTACGCGAACGTCACGCGCGGCGCCGCCGTCGGATACGTACGGCTCGACGGGCCCGCGCCGCAGGTGCGGCTCGACACGGTCACGCGCAGCCGCCGTTTCGTACGCACCGCGAACCCCGACACGTCCGTGACCCGGCAGGTGTTCTCGGTCACCGTCGAACAGGAGGCGGGAGCCGAACTCGCGGCGTTCGCCTGGGCGTTGCTGCCGAACGCGACGGACGCGGCCGTGCGCGCGCCCGCCGCCGTGCGCGTCCTCGTCAACACCCCGCGCCGTCAGGCCGTCCGGCACCAGGGCCTCGGCCTGACGGCCCTGAACACCTTCACGTCCGGCGACCACCACGTCGCGGGGCTCAGCGTCGACGGCCCGGCCTCCGCCCTCGTCCGCGAGCGCGACGGCGTCACGACGGTCGCGGTGTCCGATCCGACGACCGAACGGGACACCGTCTCCGTCGTGCTGCGCGGGCGGACCCTGCGCAGGGTGTCCGGCGACGACACGGTCCGGGTGAGCCCCGTCCCCGGCGGGACGCGGGTCGAGGTCGCCACGCGGCACGGTTACGGGCGCAGCCACCAGGTCAGCCTGCGGTAG
- a CDS encoding Hsp20/alpha crystallin family protein has translation MLMRTDAFRELDRLTQQMLGTPARPAMAPMDAYRTGDEFVVQFDLPGIDPETIDLDIERNVLTVRAERPAAAPDGAEVLMSERPTGSFSRQLLLGDTLDTERIDASYDAGVLTLRLPVSEHAKPRKISITGGRDDRRQITA, from the coding sequence ATGCTCATGCGTACCGACGCATTCCGTGAACTGGACCGACTGACCCAGCAGATGCTGGGCACCCCCGCCCGCCCCGCGATGGCGCCGATGGACGCCTACCGCACGGGCGACGAGTTCGTGGTGCAGTTCGACCTGCCGGGGATCGACCCGGAGACCATCGACCTGGACATCGAGCGGAACGTGCTGACCGTCAGGGCCGAGCGGCCCGCCGCGGCGCCCGACGGCGCCGAGGTGCTCATGTCCGAGCGGCCCACGGGGTCGTTCTCACGCCAGCTGCTGCTGGGCGACACCCTCGACACCGAGCGGATCGACGCCTCGTACGACGCGGGCGTGCTGACGCTGCGGCTGCCGGTGTCGGAGCACGCCAAGCCGCGGAAGATCTCGATCACCGGCGGCCGGGACGACCGGCGCCAGATCACCGCGTGA
- a CDS encoding DUF2267 domain-containing protein: MSRPAYGDFVEAARVDGLYPSRSRADATVRRVLAEFGRQVTGPERVALAGALPREAAVAFVSDVPHRQPRTGAEFVEDLAARSSGATAATARWDAGTVLTALARTVPDDVMDDVLARLPTGYALLFGRAELAPRAAA; the protein is encoded by the coding sequence GTGAGCCGCCCGGCCTACGGCGACTTCGTCGAAGCCGCCCGCGTGGACGGCCTCTACCCGTCCCGGTCCCGGGCCGACGCCACCGTCCGCCGGGTCCTGGCGGAGTTCGGACGGCAGGTCACCGGACCCGAGCGGGTGGCGCTGGCGGGTGCGCTGCCGCGGGAGGCGGCCGTGGCGTTCGTCTCCGACGTCCCGCACCGGCAACCGCGTACCGGGGCCGAGTTCGTGGAGGATCTCGCCGCCCGATCCTCCGGAGCGACCGCGGCGACGGCCCGCTGGGACGCGGGAACCGTCCTGACGGCCCTGGCCCGGACCGTCCCGGACGACGTCATGGACGACGTCCTGGCCCGACTCCCCACCGGCTACGCCCTGTTGTTCGGGCGGGCGGAGCTGGCGCCCCGCGCGGCGGCCTGA